In Deinococcus sp. KNUC1210, a single genomic region encodes these proteins:
- a CDS encoding DinB family protein: MTQTADQTLLGVVLDSWNRNNNILLNLLHTMSEAGLEARPMEGSPSLAAQFTHIRDVRLFFVSQTAPEFTEDLPDLFRQEDAEWQAERDAGQIEQMLRDSAETVTKVVQSRTEAGLPLSGAHVAYDHPLLLLQHLLWHEGYHVGQMMLALKASGRTLGEEQAMPLIWDLWRREW; the protein is encoded by the coding sequence ATGACTCAGACCGCTGATCAGACGCTACTCGGTGTTGTTCTGGATTCCTGGAACCGCAACAACAACATCCTGCTCAATCTGCTGCACACCATGTCTGAAGCTGGGCTAGAGGCCAGACCGATGGAGGGAAGTCCATCGCTCGCGGCGCAGTTCACCCATATCCGCGACGTGCGGCTCTTCTTCGTTTCACAGACTGCCCCGGAATTTACTGAGGACCTGCCTGACCTCTTCCGGCAAGAGGACGCCGAGTGGCAGGCCGAGCGCGATGCTGGGCAGATCGAGCAGATGCTCCGGGACAGTGCCGAGACCGTCACGAAGGTGGTGCAGAGCCGAACTGAGGCGGGCCTGCCCCTCAGCGGGGCGCACGTTGCCTACGATCATCCGCTGCTGCTGCTCCAGCACCTGCTGTGGCACGAGGGCTACCACGTCGGTCAGATGATGCTGGCGCTGAAAGCGTCGGGGCGCACCCTGGGCGAAGAACAGGCTATGCCCCTCATCTGGGATCTGTGGCGGCGGGAATGGTGA
- a CDS encoding SDR family NAD(P)-dependent oxidoreductase — MSDDLTPQDWDTARRVLQAVLRDPALAESQPAFSTLVAGVNRLGRKHARQQERLTRPPVPSSRDLPTCYICKARYAQPHTSNPSLCPTCGAFNAEKRHGRTDLHGRVAVLTGGRVKIGYETALKLLRDGARVIVTTRFPQDAARRYAQEPDVAAWQAQLTLYGLDLRDLHGVQRFIDHLNAHERHLDILINNAAQTISRPAAFYAHLLAGERHALPGTAGIQLRHPAPLALLDNAQPTPDLSPYFPAGELDADGQQLDLRSENSWSAQLAQVSTRELLEVQLVNAAAPFLLCAGLKSLLLASPFERRFIVNVSAMEGQFTRRSKTDRHPHTNMAKAALNMLTRTSGPDLAGSSIYMTSVDTGWVTNENPHPKAERMAGLGFVPPLDVIDGASRIYDPVVSGLNEAGKPLFGVFLKDYRPYPW, encoded by the coding sequence TTGAGCGACGACCTTACACCGCAGGACTGGGACACGGCACGGCGCGTGCTGCAGGCGGTCCTACGCGACCCCGCGCTGGCCGAATCGCAGCCGGCGTTCAGCACGCTGGTGGCCGGAGTCAACCGGCTGGGCCGCAAGCATGCCCGGCAGCAGGAACGGCTGACGCGCCCACCTGTTCCGAGCAGCCGTGACCTGCCCACCTGCTATATCTGCAAGGCCCGCTATGCCCAGCCACACACGTCCAATCCCTCCCTGTGTCCAACCTGCGGGGCCTTCAACGCCGAGAAACGTCACGGGCGTACCGATCTGCATGGCCGCGTGGCCGTGCTGACCGGAGGCCGCGTGAAAATCGGATACGAAACCGCCCTCAAGCTGCTGCGCGACGGGGCGCGGGTCATCGTGACCACCCGGTTTCCCCAGGACGCCGCGCGGCGCTATGCCCAGGAACCCGACGTGGCCGCGTGGCAAGCGCAGCTGACGCTGTACGGCCTGGATCTGCGTGACCTGCACGGCGTGCAGCGCTTCATCGATCACCTGAACGCTCACGAGCGGCACCTGGACATCCTGATCAACAACGCGGCCCAGACGATTTCGCGCCCGGCGGCCTTCTACGCACACCTGCTGGCGGGCGAGCGACACGCGTTGCCCGGAACAGCAGGGATCCAGCTGCGGCACCCCGCTCCCCTGGCCCTGCTGGACAACGCGCAGCCGACGCCAGACCTGTCACCCTATTTTCCCGCTGGCGAACTGGACGCCGATGGGCAGCAACTCGACCTGCGCTCCGAGAACAGTTGGAGCGCTCAGCTCGCGCAGGTCAGCACCCGTGAGCTGCTGGAAGTGCAGCTGGTCAATGCCGCCGCGCCCTTCCTGCTGTGCGCCGGGCTCAAGTCGCTGCTGCTGGCCTCGCCCTTCGAGCGGCGCTTCATCGTGAACGTCAGCGCGATGGAAGGACAGTTCACCCGCCGCAGCAAGACGGATCGCCATCCGCACACCAATATGGCCAAGGCTGCGCTGAACATGCTGACCCGCACCAGCGGCCCCGACCTGGCGGGCAGCAGTATCTACATGACCAGTGTGGATACCGGGTGGGTCACCAACGAGAACCCGCATCCGAAGGCCGAGCGTATGGCAGGGCTCGGCTTCGTGCCGCCCCTCGACGTGATCGACGGCGCATCCCGCATCTATGATCCGGTGGTGAGCGGCCTGAACGAAGCCGGGAAACCCCTGTTCGGCGTGTTCCTGAAAGACTATCGTCCGTATCCCTGGTGA
- a CDS encoding recombinase family protein — MVGAFAEFEREIIRERTRAGLASARLEGRIVGRPHKLSSKQRGKLIRAVRGERDSRAEAAHLWNVHPSTVTRLLMLAEPARAQE; from the coding sequence ATGGTCGGCGCATTTGCCGAGTTTGAGCGCGAGATCATTCGCGAGCGAACACGAGCAGGTCTCGCCAGCGCTCGCCTGGAGGGACGGATTGTCGGCCGTCCCCACAAATTGAGCAGCAAGCAGCGCGGGAAACTCATTCGGGCCGTGCGTGGAGAACGCGACAGCCGGGCAGAGGCCGCTCATTTGTGGAACGTCCATCCGTCCACCGTCACGAGGCTGTTGATGCTCGCTGAGCCAGCACGTGCTCAAGAGTGA
- a CDS encoding sorbosone dehydrogenase family protein: MQASAAPEKVVDLPGGGMHFSRTVVFGPDDRMYVAAGSTCNACEETDPKRAAVWVYDADGKNGRPFATGLRNAVGLEWSGNTLYATTNGRDFKGNDTPPESFFRLQDGQNYGWPYCYPVASSAAQQWDKDFGKKDQTYCDAAQPAFATTTAHAAPLGLAFYTGTSFPAEYRNLMFVALHGSWNRLPPSGYKVITVNPQTGETRDFITGFLRGVTTSGRPVDLQVTSDGALLLSDDGNGLIYRISYATP; this comes from the coding sequence GTGCAGGCCAGTGCCGCGCCCGAAAAGGTCGTCGATCTTCCCGGCGGCGGCATGCATTTCTCGCGCACGGTGGTCTTCGGGCCGGATGACAGGATGTACGTCGCGGCGGGCAGCACCTGCAACGCCTGCGAGGAAACCGATCCGAAACGCGCCGCTGTCTGGGTCTACGATGCAGACGGCAAAAACGGACGCCCATTCGCCACCGGCCTGAGAAATGCCGTCGGCCTGGAATGGTCCGGCAATACCCTCTACGCCACCACCAATGGACGAGATTTCAAGGGGAACGACACGCCCCCCGAGTCCTTCTTTCGGCTACAGGACGGTCAGAACTACGGCTGGCCCTACTGCTATCCCGTTGCCAGCAGTGCCGCGCAGCAGTGGGATAAAGATTTCGGAAAGAAGGATCAGACGTACTGCGACGCCGCTCAGCCCGCCTTTGCTACTACCACCGCCCACGCTGCGCCTCTGGGACTGGCGTTCTACACAGGAACGTCGTTTCCTGCCGAATACCGCAACCTGATGTTTGTTGCCCTGCACGGCTCCTGGAATCGCCTGCCGCCGTCCGGATACAAGGTGATCACAGTCAATCCTCAGACGGGCGAGACGAGAGATTTCATCACCGGCTTTCTGCGGGGCGTTACCACGTCGGGGCGGCCCGTCGATCTTCAGGTCACATCCGATGGTGCCCTGCTGCTCTCGGATGATGGAAATGGTCTGATTTACCGAATCTCCTACGCCACGCCCTGA
- a CDS encoding IS630 family transposase: MAQVWQPATLSRPQLAERRLFAEPFLREGTLSSAQLAELCGVGSSAVRKWRQRLRSQGSLEATVTSGRFRRLTDADLAEVIGLLQAGPDPDQYPDQRWTCPRIRTVIGLKFDVWYHVDHLSRLLGEWRFSRQKPAKRAAEQDQGAVVAWIDTMEPELERKVEGGETLAFLDEVGFSLKPTVTRTWAPCGQCPVLEAKTNWQKVSTIGAITTTGQFLQHTHQAAIKGPQVIAFLTHLLRHVKGRVTVLLDNASIHKTKALSAFVADETRLSVIYLPPYSPELNPIELVWTFVKQQMLANFCPKDLLTLKSRLLQAWQRVRYIQLPTSLLYGSDS, translated from the coding sequence ATGGCACAGGTTTGGCAGCCTGCAACACTGAGTCGTCCACAGTTGGCAGAACGGCGGCTGTTCGCAGAACCCTTCCTTCGGGAGGGCACCTTGAGTTCTGCACAGCTCGCTGAGCTGTGCGGCGTTGGATCGAGCGCGGTGCGCAAGTGGCGGCAACGACTGCGGAGCCAAGGTTCGCTGGAGGCGACGGTCACGTCGGGGCGGTTCCGACGCCTCACAGATGCTGACCTCGCGGAGGTTATCGGCTTGCTGCAGGCCGGGCCTGATCCAGATCAATACCCTGACCAACGCTGGACGTGTCCCCGCATCCGAACCGTGATCGGCTTGAAATTCGATGTCTGGTACCACGTGGATCATCTGAGTAGGCTGTTAGGGGAGTGGAGATTTTCGCGCCAGAAACCTGCAAAGCGAGCTGCAGAACAGGATCAAGGCGCGGTTGTTGCGTGGATCGACACCATGGAGCCCGAACTGGAACGTAAGGTCGAGGGTGGAGAAACGCTGGCCTTCCTGGATGAAGTGGGCTTCAGTCTGAAGCCCACCGTGACGCGGACGTGGGCACCCTGTGGACAGTGTCCGGTGCTCGAGGCCAAGACCAATTGGCAGAAGGTCTCGACGATTGGGGCGATCACGACCACCGGTCAGTTCTTGCAGCACACCCACCAGGCCGCCATCAAGGGCCCACAGGTCATCGCGTTCCTGACGCACCTGCTACGACATGTGAAGGGGAGGGTCACCGTCCTGCTCGATAATGCGAGCATTCACAAGACGAAGGCGCTCAGCGCCTTCGTCGCCGATGAGACGCGGCTGTCCGTGATCTATCTGCCACCGTATTCACCGGAGTTGAATCCCATTGAGCTCGTCTGGACTTTCGTCAAGCAGCAGATGCTGGCCAATTTCTGCCCGAAGGACCTGCTCACCTTGAAGTCACGCCTGCTTCAGGCTTGGCAGCGTGTTCGGTACATCCAGCTGCCCACCAGCTTGCTTTACGGCAGCGACTCGTGA
- a CDS encoding sensor domain-containing diguanylate cyclase — protein sequence MISAPLPDNEYARLLALARYEILDTPPEAAFDRLTRLASYLLGTPYAFVHLIDQHRIWSKAAVGFPTGSSERASAFCAWTILQDTPLVIENIQLDPRFADLPAVQGEPGLRTYAGAPLTTPSGHRIGTLCVMDTQLHPMHNADLQALQDLADTVVSELELRLNNHQLQREVGAQAQYAQELRRTLNQARVLEGVTSLMDLDLDPEYMTLSAAALLGESIASDYAGLAVFEGDEFRIEAAYVRPGLPQELASLPPKLPHWSGGVTRTLRTATTPVYLDDYALHSGALAEVSATGIQQVAWVPLGTRGQTTLLLLTVRLQDNAVTQWRGSDRALLESAGRSIASALDRQIVTRAAVKQAQQDPLTGLLNRRTFEDDLRAWKTRGQPFTLAMLDLDGFKAVNDQEGHAQGDRVLRVFGSTLSAALDEPARLYRFGGDEFVVLLEHTEEEAVLETVDVAFLAARQVAGLTGVSVGVAYSHEATGNALLELADARMYAVKQRRQALRRAALPETVL from the coding sequence ATGATTAGTGCGCCGCTTCCCGATAACGAGTACGCCCGGCTGCTGGCGCTGGCACGTTACGAAATCCTCGACACCCCGCCAGAAGCCGCCTTTGACCGTCTGACCCGGCTCGCCTCCTATCTGCTCGGCACGCCCTACGCTTTCGTTCATCTGATCGATCAGCACCGGATCTGGAGCAAGGCGGCGGTCGGGTTTCCCACCGGGTCCTCTGAACGTGCGTCGGCCTTCTGCGCCTGGACAATTCTTCAGGACACGCCGCTGGTGATCGAGAACATTCAGCTCGATCCGCGCTTCGCCGACCTCCCGGCGGTGCAGGGTGAGCCGGGCCTGCGGACCTATGCGGGCGCACCCCTGACCACACCGTCGGGGCACCGGATCGGCACGCTGTGTGTGATGGATACCCAGCTTCATCCAATGCACAATGCCGATCTCCAGGCGCTTCAGGACCTGGCCGATACCGTGGTCAGCGAACTGGAACTGCGGCTGAACAACCATCAGCTTCAGCGGGAGGTGGGGGCACAGGCGCAGTACGCCCAGGAACTGCGCCGCACGCTCAATCAGGCACGTGTGCTGGAAGGCGTGACCAGTCTGATGGATCTGGACCTCGACCCGGAATACATGACGCTCTCGGCGGCGGCCCTGCTGGGCGAGTCCATCGCCAGCGACTACGCCGGCCTGGCGGTCTTTGAGGGCGACGAATTTCGGATCGAGGCGGCCTATGTCCGGCCCGGTCTGCCCCAGGAACTCGCGTCGCTGCCGCCGAAGCTGCCGCACTGGTCGGGGGGCGTGACGCGGACGCTGCGAACAGCGACCACGCCCGTGTATCTGGACGACTATGCGCTGCATTCCGGGGCGCTTGCCGAGGTCAGCGCAACCGGCATTCAGCAGGTCGCCTGGGTGCCGCTGGGAACACGTGGGCAGACGACGTTGCTGCTGCTGACTGTGCGGCTTCAGGACAATGCCGTGACGCAGTGGCGCGGCAGCGACCGGGCACTGCTGGAATCGGCGGGCCGCAGCATCGCCAGTGCCCTCGACCGGCAGATCGTGACGCGGGCGGCGGTGAAGCAGGCGCAGCAGGACCCGCTGACCGGTCTGCTCAACCGCCGAACCTTCGAAGACGATCTGCGGGCCTGGAAGACCCGGGGACAGCCCTTTACGCTGGCGATGCTCGATCTGGACGGCTTTAAGGCGGTCAACGATCAGGAAGGCCATGCTCAGGGCGACCGGGTGTTGAGGGTCTTCGGAAGTACCCTGAGCGCTGCCCTGGATGAACCGGCGCGGCTGTACCGCTTTGGGGGCGACGAATTCGTGGTGCTTCTGGAGCATACCGAGGAAGAAGCGGTGCTGGAAACGGTGGATGTGGCGTTTCTCGCCGCCCGTCAGGTGGCGGGCCTGACCGGTGTGAGCGTCGGTGTCGCCTACAGCCACGAGGCCACCGGAAACGCGCTGCTGGAACTGGCAGACGCCCGCATGTACGCCGTCAAGCAGCGGCGTCAGGCCCTGCGGCGTGCAGCGCTGCCGGAAACGGTGCTCTGA
- a CDS encoding type II secretion system protein J → MTARALNTSGFTLIELLVSLSLAGILLTTMYSIFKTSINGVGTVRDQNQLIFDVRTAGNFVADTLNAAVYIYPPKIQLSLTTIDPTNQYATQHLGTSRSWTVQTDPFIAGLLPPNDRTVTCNTTTPYSSTSPTAASQAGCYRIAAFYSVARSAYVAAAPTLANPGNDATIPSNAQLLMYYWAYVNPDNNSTVPWPTSGFQGRATLLADYLTSGGMVFEDSATWKCTDPTTGGIGTTGGSFTNCSDITSPVISGTNAQRLVSATQLSVTLQTGTMRNGQLRTISGLRFWIGPRNVGLGAKQ, encoded by the coding sequence ATGACTGCTAGAGCTCTTAACACTTCAGGCTTTACCCTCATTGAGCTGCTTGTCTCCCTTTCGCTCGCAGGCATCCTGCTCACGACGATGTACAGCATTTTCAAGACAAGTATTAATGGAGTCGGGACTGTGCGCGATCAAAATCAACTGATCTTCGATGTGCGGACAGCCGGGAATTTTGTGGCCGACACGCTGAATGCCGCCGTTTACATCTACCCGCCCAAGATTCAGTTGAGTTTGACAACCATTGATCCAACCAATCAGTACGCGACGCAACACCTGGGAACCAGCCGCAGTTGGACCGTCCAGACAGACCCGTTCATCGCTGGGTTGCTGCCGCCAAATGACCGCACGGTCACGTGTAATACGACGACTCCCTATTCATCAACCTCGCCCACTGCGGCGAGTCAGGCAGGGTGTTACCGGATCGCCGCCTTCTACAGTGTCGCTCGCTCAGCCTATGTGGCCGCTGCCCCAACGCTTGCCAACCCAGGGAATGACGCCACTATTCCGAGCAATGCGCAGCTGTTGATGTACTACTGGGCCTATGTCAATCCCGACAACAACTCAACTGTCCCATGGCCAACGAGTGGATTTCAAGGACGTGCAACGCTGCTTGCAGATTATCTCACGAGTGGAGGAATGGTCTTTGAAGACAGTGCGACTTGGAAGTGTACCGACCCAACCACGGGCGGCATTGGAACAACAGGAGGTTCGTTTACCAACTGCAGTGACATCACTTCGCCAGTGATCAGTGGCACGAATGCTCAACGGCTCGTCAGTGCCACACAGCTCAGTGTCACGTTGCAAACAGGCACCATGCGCAATGGTCAACTTCGTACGATCAGCGGCCTACGCTTTTGGATCGGACCACGAAATGTCGGTCTTGGTGCCAAACAATAA
- a CDS encoding adenylyltransferase/cytidyltransferase family protein: protein MCAASPQTAVLIGRFQPPHLAHLALMQQALTQAPELVVVLGSAHHARTPKNPLSDSERAQLIREMLKESGTDPARLRTVEVPDFFYNLPMWVEQVRRAVGPRRAVLCGFEKDASSFYLKLFPEWQLGPAPEEGGEAGQRLSSPAATPLFSGLSATTVREAMYRLDWESVSAAVPAAVAAALLDFSKTPEFTEPAAGPGSNVAARGGWPHPG from the coding sequence GTGTGCGCCGCCAGTCCTCAGACCGCCGTCCTGATCGGGCGCTTTCAGCCGCCGCATCTGGCCCACCTCGCCCTGATGCAGCAGGCGCTGACCCAGGCACCGGAACTGGTGGTGGTCCTCGGCAGTGCCCACCATGCCCGCACGCCCAAAAATCCTCTCAGCGACAGTGAACGCGCCCAGCTGATCCGGGAGATGCTGAAAGAATCGGGCACCGATCCAGCGAGGCTCCGCACGGTCGAGGTGCCGGATTTCTTTTACAACCTGCCAATGTGGGTCGAGCAGGTACGCCGGGCAGTCGGGCCACGGCGGGCCGTGCTGTGCGGCTTCGAGAAGGACGCCAGCAGTTTCTATCTGAAGCTCTTTCCAGAGTGGCAACTCGGACCCGCCCCGGAAGAGGGTGGGGAAGCCGGGCAGCGTCTCTCCTCTCCGGCTGCGACGCCGCTGTTTTCAGGTCTGAGCGCCACGACCGTCCGTGAGGCAATGTACCGCCTTGACTGGGAGAGCGTCTCTGCCGCCGTGCCCGCAGCGGTCGCTGCCGCCCTGCTGGACTTCTCGAAGACGCCCGAGTTTACAGAACCTGCTGCTGGACCGGGCAGCAACGTTGCGGCTCGCGGCGGCTGGCCCCATCCGGGATGA
- a CDS encoding glycosyltransferase, which produces MPSSVPPDAAPPFVFQDAGGRRWRNVRLLLLLVGGAVGLILALLGLSVILRPQLPALALVSSAPVQERHEFLTRVRQATGLHASGRVPQLPAPRRSSGPAEVAGFYVNWDDNSFSSLKQHLGSLTELDPEWLHLTAAGLTPDDPLKTAALLDYLKRQHSALQVLPLVNNYDNSTQRWDSVTLRAVLGDSGRRATLETGLLAYARQVHGSGLMIDFEQVPPGAQRDFVTFLTSLHARLLPLHLRLSVALPLDDDNYAYAQIAQAVDRVHLMAYDEHDDGGEAGPIASQGWLQRTLQTRLAQIPVSEVVLDVGNYGYDWRSGQRGGAADLSFQDAITLASSEQRTGTGGTGRLADTVQLDPVSLNPTFSYQDAQRQAHTVWYLDAVSTFDSVQAARRLGVVKVALWRMGTEDPRVWQVLSTHALSEKDGLDAALAARLRPLPYGYDLSYQGRGELLRVVSEPHDGLRDLEFGARQALITAEYLTRPASPFVIGRWGTQHPRDVALTFDDGPDPVWTPQVLDILKRAQAPATFFVVGLQAQQFPALLRREVQDGHEIGSHTYTHPNLSMVSHAQVGLELDATQRLIQSILGRGTLLFRPPFAEDVEPATPEQARVLQQASTLGYTTVGMGVDPEDWAKPGTQQIVKSVLAQVQAGQGQVVLLHDAGGNRAQTVAALPLIIAELRAHGYHLVTVSQLAGLSSAQIMPPVLGLGAYLTRAGGWGFALVSGFGLLIGTLFVLGILLSCLRLAFISVLGLAEALTRRGRDLPPLQLSLTVLVPAYNEARVINKTVQSLLTQGENVRVLVIDDGSRDDTAGVARAAFGEHPRVEIYSVPNGGKASALNHGLRLARTEVVVVIDADTVLAAGALAYLAAHFADARVAAVAGNAKVGNRVNLLTRWQALEYITAQNVERRAMALLNCVSVVPGAIGAWRAGVLLAVGGFATDTLAEDADLTLQVLRAGHKVTYEQRAVALTEAPDTVRGFLKQRFRWMYGILQATWKQRHAARQGHARLGLITVPNVLLFQVLLPLISAVLDLTMLVGLLWAGLQTRYHPDSPGLNGHLLLFYLLFIAIDLFAAVLAFSLEPDEHWSLLLWLPLQRFFYRQLLYLVAIRALTAALRGGSVGWGKLERRGTVKGPELASGPETPPRLSGQ; this is translated from the coding sequence ATGCCGTCCTCCGTTCCGCCCGATGCCGCGCCCCCGTTCGTCTTTCAGGATGCTGGTGGTCGGCGCTGGCGGAATGTCCGGTTGCTGCTCCTGCTGGTCGGCGGCGCAGTCGGGCTGATTCTGGCGCTGCTGGGCCTGAGTGTGATCCTGCGCCCTCAGCTGCCTGCCCTGGCGCTGGTTTCGAGCGCCCCGGTGCAGGAGCGGCACGAATTTCTGACGCGGGTGCGGCAGGCGACCGGGCTGCATGCGTCCGGACGTGTTCCCCAGCTTCCGGCGCCGCGCCGCAGCAGCGGGCCAGCCGAGGTCGCGGGCTTTTACGTCAACTGGGACGACAACAGTTTCTCGTCCTTGAAACAGCATCTGGGCAGCCTGACCGAACTCGACCCGGAGTGGCTGCACCTGACCGCTGCGGGCCTGACGCCCGACGATCCACTCAAGACCGCCGCCCTGCTCGACTATCTCAAACGCCAGCATTCGGCGCTTCAGGTGTTGCCGCTGGTCAACAATTACGACAACAGCACTCAGCGCTGGGACAGCGTCACCCTGCGGGCCGTTCTGGGCGACAGCGGGCGGCGGGCGACCCTGGAAACGGGGCTGCTGGCCTATGCGCGGCAGGTGCACGGCAGCGGCCTGATGATCGACTTCGAGCAGGTTCCGCCCGGCGCTCAGCGCGATTTCGTGACGTTTCTGACCTCGCTGCATGCCCGTCTGCTTCCGCTGCATCTGCGGCTGAGCGTGGCGCTGCCGCTCGACGACGACAACTACGCCTATGCCCAGATCGCCCAGGCGGTCGACCGGGTTCACCTGATGGCCTACGACGAGCACGACGACGGCGGCGAGGCCGGGCCAATCGCCTCGCAGGGCTGGCTGCAGCGCACCCTCCAGACCCGGCTGGCCCAGATTCCCGTGAGCGAGGTGGTGCTGGATGTGGGCAACTACGGCTACGACTGGCGCAGCGGCCAGCGAGGGGGAGCCGCCGACCTGTCGTTTCAGGACGCCATCACGCTTGCCAGCAGCGAGCAGCGCACCGGAACGGGCGGCACGGGACGATTGGCAGACACGGTACAGCTCGATCCGGTGAGCCTCAATCCGACCTTCAGCTATCAGGACGCCCAGCGGCAGGCGCATACCGTGTGGTATCTGGACGCGGTCAGCACCTTCGACTCGGTGCAGGCGGCGCGGCGGCTGGGCGTCGTCAAGGTGGCGCTGTGGCGCATGGGCACCGAGGACCCACGCGTGTGGCAGGTGCTCAGCACACACGCGCTCTCGGAGAAAGACGGCCTGGATGCAGCGCTGGCCGCCCGGCTGCGGCCCCTGCCCTACGGCTACGATCTGAGTTATCAGGGCAGGGGAGAGCTGCTGCGGGTGGTCTCCGAGCCGCACGACGGGCTGCGTGATCTGGAATTTGGTGCGCGTCAGGCCCTCATCACCGCCGAGTATCTGACCCGGCCTGCCAGTCCGTTCGTCATCGGGCGCTGGGGAACGCAGCATCCCCGCGACGTCGCCCTGACCTTCGACGACGGTCCCGATCCCGTCTGGACGCCCCAGGTTCTCGACATTCTGAAACGCGCTCAGGCTCCCGCGACGTTTTTTGTGGTGGGCCTTCAGGCGCAGCAGTTTCCGGCTCTGCTGCGGCGCGAGGTACAGGACGGCCATGAGATCGGCTCACACACCTACACTCACCCGAATCTGAGCATGGTGTCGCACGCGCAGGTGGGTCTGGAACTCGACGCCACACAGCGCCTGATCCAGAGCATTCTGGGACGCGGCACGCTGCTGTTCCGCCCGCCGTTTGCCGAGGACGTGGAACCGGCCACCCCGGAGCAGGCGCGGGTGCTTCAGCAGGCCAGCACGCTCGGCTATACCACCGTCGGCATGGGCGTCGATCCCGAGGACTGGGCCAAGCCCGGCACGCAGCAGATCGTGAAGAGTGTGCTGGCGCAGGTGCAGGCAGGCCAGGGTCAGGTGGTGCTGCTGCACGACGCGGGCGGAAACCGGGCGCAGACGGTGGCGGCCCTTCCACTCATCATTGCCGAGCTGCGTGCCCACGGCTATCACCTCGTCACGGTGTCGCAGCTTGCGGGCCTGAGCAGCGCCCAGATCATGCCGCCGGTCCTTGGACTGGGTGCCTATCTGACGCGGGCGGGCGGCTGGGGATTCGCCCTGGTGTCGGGCTTCGGGCTGCTGATCGGTACGCTGTTCGTCCTGGGCATTCTGTTGTCGTGCCTGCGGCTGGCGTTCATCAGCGTGCTGGGACTGGCCGAGGCGCTGACCCGGCGAGGACGCGACCTGCCGCCCCTTCAGCTGTCGCTCACGGTGCTCGTTCCCGCCTACAACGAAGCCAGGGTCATCAACAAGACCGTTCAGAGCCTGCTGACCCAGGGCGAAAACGTGCGGGTGCTGGTGATCGACGACGGCAGCCGCGACGACACCGCCGGGGTGGCGCGGGCGGCCTTCGGGGAACATCCCCGCGTCGAGATCTACAGCGTGCCCAACGGCGGCAAGGCCAGTGCGCTGAATCACGGGCTGCGGCTGGCCCGCACCGAGGTGGTAGTGGTGATCGACGCCGATACCGTGCTGGCAGCGGGTGCACTGGCGTATCTGGCGGCCCACTTCGCGGATGCGCGGGTGGCAGCGGTGGCCGGAAACGCCAAGGTCGGCAACCGCGTCAATCTGCTGACCCGCTGGCAGGCGCTGGAATACATCACCGCGCAGAATGTCGAGCGCCGGGCGATGGCCCTGCTGAACTGCGTGTCGGTGGTGCCGGGAGCGATCGGAGCGTGGCGGGCAGGCGTGCTGCTGGCGGTGGGCGGCTTTGCCACCGACACCCTGGCGGAAGACGCCGATCTGACGCTGCAGGTGCTGCGGGCGGGCCACAAAGTCACCTACGAGCAGCGGGCAGTTGCCCTGACCGAAGCGCCCGACACGGTCCGCGGCTTTCTGAAGCAGCGCTTCCGCTGGATGTACGGCATTCTTCAGGCCACCTGGAAACAGCGCCACGCCGCCCGCCAGGGACACGCCCGCCTGGGCCTCATCACCGTGCCTAACGTGCTGCTGTTTCAGGTCCTGTTGCCGCTGATTAGCGCCGTACTGGACCTGACCATGCTCGTGGGCCTGCTGTGGGCGGGCCTTCAGACGCGCTACCACCCGGACTCCCCCGGCCTGAACGGGCATCTGCTGCTGTTCTATCTGCTGTTTATCGCAATCGACCTGTTCGCGGCGGTGCTGGCCTTCTCGCTGGAACCGGACGAACACTGGAGCCTGCTGCTATGGCTGCCACTCCAGCGCTTCTTCTATCGTCAGCTGCTGTATCTGGTCGCCATCCGCGCTCTGACGGCAGCCCTGCGTGGCGGGTCGGTGGGGTGGGGCAAGCTGGAACGGCGCGGCACCGTCAAAGGCCCAGAACTGGCGAGCGGTCCGGAGACGCCCCCGCGTCTGTCTGGACAGTAG